In Chanodichthys erythropterus isolate Z2021 chromosome 18, ASM2448905v1, whole genome shotgun sequence, the following are encoded in one genomic region:
- the tulp4b gene encoding tubby-related protein 4, with product MLAAVEHGPVLCSDSNILCLSWKGRVPKSEKEKPVCRRRYYEEGWLATGNARGVVGVTFTSSHCRRDRNTPQRINFNLRGHNSEVVLVRWNEPFQKLATCDMEGGIFVWIQYEGRWSVELVNDRGAQVSDFTWSHDGTQALIAYRDGFVLVGSVSGQRHWSSEINLESQITCGIWTPDDQQVLFGTADGQVIVMDCHGRMLAHVLLHESDGIVSMSWNCPNFLVEDSTESDTDSDDSTPAQDGKASFSLQVQNLKPLLTVSFISGDISLMNNYDDLSPNIIRSGLKDVEVQWCSQGDLLAVAGMERHGLPADSACASLMRNALVKFYNVQGEHIYTLETPAQRPITTICWGHRDSRLFLACGPALYVVRVEHRVASLQLLCQQGIASALKEERDVGKLNMPSLLCSYVTTAFIPTIKPPIPDPNNIRDFVSYPTSGNERLHCTMKRSEENPEAGGPCYTLYLEHLGGLVPILKGRRISKLRPEFVIMDPKMDGKADEVCVNGMISYMTDSCNCSDSSDIELSDEWVGRKSPKLSRGNRSPKLPRINMESRKSPKLAQTSQEMSRSPRLPKKPPVRSPSLTRREFSVDGFSEHNYLAQVTSNIWGTKFKIVGLASFLPANLGAVIYKTSLLHLQPRQMTIYLPEVRKISLDFMSLPVFNPNVFSEDEDDLPVMGPSGVSADNPPCTVNIPIAPIHSPAQAMSPTQSIGLVQSLLANQNIQLDVLTNPTATAAAAAAAAAATAAAYTVPTRYSNPGQVIFSGLEMSNILSGTLPPPPLQPPPSGYATLSIHQLQLMPQIPHPDQPPDRGEQVLPLKVPSRPQSFIETDTLEIQMRKVNPPPPYPGTVVSAAAAAPTTAPPGLLVSNENGTTLTTDPCLTKDEFSLHPIGLQYPTPLGYERITTFDSSGNVEEVCRPRRRLLRNQNAYGIQGMGSSATLKVTSSENKKVQLPYSSATLSRLSVPRYSIPSGDPPPYPDTSNQMNTIRNPTQRIDSSLIHATLRRDRRELTLKVSQMVDTVRTLPTKSKMNGSLTLSYQPRIPTALYTCTQCSSNSSSTSVSVTGGGTNSSGIAGGTVVRQDFPPGKGAQHSTIIVHSKSASPLASQSSYNLLSPIDNSRDRTVYVNSAFTEDETLSQQCHLEKSVRHLTLGDVNLTVKRPPPYQWDSPAAEQLWIPQEQNLLPGPPGPPHKPPPFILGQTQHLDMTRLPFVLSTKPPPSSSSMTLPSAYQLSLSPFPPVVSHGGPQLQPLQSSAQPCGPNDIVTSSHFSQPDPTLVLPPGYPANLTNLGCCTLPPMYPGTSSCNNLQLHPMSLHPWSTYSTCPPMPDHSATLPSKTHQALEKPVLSPPPPPPPPPPPPPPPPLPPPPPPVEHLNHQSTSEVVAESGDSFQDQSSLNESPQGAERFSKKGRKRLDSRAEEANMSGVAEGKSKKESRTLSDFNSLISSPRLGSREKKKPKGQKEPLNKAKKLSRTSNEFQDSSESEPELFISGDELMNQSQSSKKGWKSKRNLRTANELEEIKCRKANEREDRSLGSQGFVYVMANKQPLWNEATQVYQLDFGGRVTQESAKNFQIELDGRQVMQFGRIDGNAYILDFQYPFSAVQAFAVALANVTQRLK from the exons ATGTTGGCTGCGGTGGAACATGGTCCGGTCCTCTGCAGTGACTCCAACATCCTCTGCCTCTCATGGAAAGGGCGAGTTCCCAAGAGTGAGAAGGAGAAGCCGGTGTGCAGGAGGCGCTACTATGAGGAGGGCTGGCTTGCCACTGGGAATGCCAGGGGTGTTGTGGGTGTGACGTTCACGTCTAGTCACTGCAGAAGGGACAGAAATACCCCACAAAGAATCAACTTCAATTTACGGGGTCATAACAGTGAG GTTGTCCTTGTTAGGTGGAATGAACCGTTTCAGAAGCTTGCAACGTGTGACATGGAGGGAGGGATATTTGTGTGGATCCAGTATGAAGGAAGATGGTCTGTAGAGCTGGTGAATGACAGAGGTGCTCAG GTGAGTGACTTCACCTGGTCACATGATGGTACACAGGCCTTGATCGCCTACAGGGATGGTTTTGTCCTGGTGGGATCAGTCAGTGGTCAGAGACACTGGTCATCTGAGATCAATTTGGAGAGCCAGATCACCTGTGGAATCTGGACCCCTGATGACCAGCAG GTGCTTTTTGGAACAGCAGACGGACAAGTCATAGTTATGGACTGCCACGGTCGTATGCTTGCCCATGTTCTGCTGCATGAGTCAGATGGCATAGTCAGCATGTCCTGGAACTGCCCGAACTTCCTGGTGGAGGACAGCACTGAGAGCGATACAGACTCTGATGACTCTACTCCAGCTCAAG ATGGTAAAGCTTCTT TTTCCCTTCAAGTGCAAAATCTCAAACCACTGCTAACGGTCAGCTTCATATCAGGAGACATTAGTTTGATGAACAACTATGATGACCTTTCACCTAACATTATACGCTCAGGACTGAAAG ATGTGGAGGTACAGTGGTGCTCTCAGGGAGACCTGTTGGCAGTGGCCGGGATGGAGAGACACGGCCTACCTGCTGACTCAGCCTGTGCCTCCTTAATGAGGAACGCCCTTGTCAAGTTTTACAATGTTCAGGGGGAACATATTTACACTTTAGAAACTCCAGCCCAA AGGCCCATTACCACTATTTGCTGGGGTCACAGGGACTCCCGGCTGTTTCTGGCGTGTGGACCAGCCCTGTATGTAGTGCGTGTGGAGCACCGTGTGGCCAGTCTGCAGCTTCTGTGTCAGCAGGGCATTGCCAGTGCTCTTAAAGAGGAGCGAGATGTGGGAAAACTGAACATGCCTTCACTCCTCTGTTCCTACGTTACCACTGCATTCATTCCAACTATCAAG CCCCCCATCCCTGATCCGAACAACATTAGAGACTTTGTGAGCTATCCCACGTCAGGGAATGAGCGGCTGCACTGCACTATGAAACGTTCAGAGGAGAACCCAGAGGCAGGAGGTCCCTGTTACACCCTCTATCTGGAACACCTGGGAGGTCTGGTGCCTATTCTAAAGGGCCGTCGCATTAGCAAACTGCGACCAGAGTTTGTCATTATGGACCCAAAAATGGATGGTAAAGCAG ATGAGGTCTGTGTAAATGGCATGATCTCCTATATGACTGACAGCTGTAATTGCTCAGACTCCAGCGATATTGAGTTGAGTGATGAGTGGGTTGGGCGAAAGTCGCCAAAACTTTCCAGAGGAAACAGGTCACCTAAGCTTCCTAG AATTAATATGGAATCAAGAAAGTCTCCCAAACTTGCCCAAACATCTCAAGAAATGTCTAGGTCTCCTAGATTACCAAAGAAGCCTCCAGTTCGGTCTCCAAGTCTTACTCGAAGGGAATTTTCAGTTGATGGCTTTAGTGAG CATAATTACTTAGCCCAGGTCACCTCTAACATCTGGGGAACAAAGTTTAAGATTGTGGGCCTAGCTTCCTTTTTGCCAGCTAACTTAGGAGCAG TTATTTATAAAACTAGTTTGCTGCACCTGCAACCTCGTCAGATGACCATCTATTTGCCTGAGGTGCGTAAAATTTCCTTGGACTTCATGAGTCTCCCAGTCTTCAATCCCAATGTGTTCAGTGAAGATGAAGACGATTTACCTG TGATGGGACCTTCTGGAGTGTCAGCCGACAATCCTCCTTGCACAGTTAATATTCCCATTGCTCCAATTCACAGCCCTGCGCAAGCCATGTCACCTACACAGAGCATAGGCCTTGTCCAGTCTCTCCTAGCCAATCAGAATATTCAGCTTGATGTCCTCACCAATCCCACAGCtactgcagcagcagcagctgcaGCCGCAGCTGCAACAGCTGCAGCA TACACTGTGCCAACCAGATACTCTAACCCTGGACAGGTGATATTCAGTGGACTGGAAATGAGTAACATCCTGAGTGGaactcttcctcctcctccac TCCAGCCTCCACCTTCAGGATATGCTACTCTGTCCATCCATCAGTTACAGCTGATGCCTCAAATCCCTCATCCAGACCAGCCACCAGACAGAGGAGAACAAGTGCTTCCTCTGAAGGTTCCCTCACGACCACAGTCATTCATTGAAACTGACACTCTTGAGATCCAGATGCGCAAGGTAAACCCTCCACCACCTTACCCAGGTACAGTGGTATCTGCTGCAGCCGCCGCACCCACTACGGCACCTCCAGGTCTTCTTGTTAGTAATGAGAATGGCACTACGCTGACAACAGATCCATGTTTAACTAAAGATGAATTCTCTCTTCATCCAATTGGGCTCCAGTATCCAACCCCATTAGGATATGAAAGAATCACCACGTTTGACAGCAGCGGAAATGTCGAAGAGGTGTGTCGCCCAAGGAGACGCCTGTTAAGGAACCAAAATGCCTATGGGATTCAAGGAATGGGCAGCTCCGCCACATTGAAAGTAACTTCATCTGAGAACAAGAAAGTCCAGCTGCCATACAGCTCAGCAACTCTGAGTCGCCTGTCAGTGCCTAGATATTCTATACCAAGCGGAGACCCACCACCATATCCAGACACATCAAaccagatgaacacaatcagaaatCCTACACAGAGGATTGACAGCAGTTTGATTCATGCCACTTTGCGTCGGGATCGAAGGGAACTGACCCTGAAGGTTTCTCAGATGGTAGACACAGTGAGGACTCTACCTACAAAATCCAAAATGAATGGTTCTCTTACGCTCTCCTATCAGCCAAGGATACCCACGGCTTTGTATACTTGCACTCAGTGTAGCAGTAATAGCAGCAGCACTAGTGTAAGTGTCACCGGTGGTGGCACCAACAGCAGTGGAATTGCAGGAGGAACTGTGGTGAGGCAAGACTTCCCACCTGGCAAAGGGGCCCAACACAGCACTATAATTGTGCACTCCAAAAGTGCTTCACCATTAGCTTCCCAGTCCTCCTATAACCTCCTGAGTCCCATTGACAACAGTAGAGACAGAACTGTGTATGTGAACTCTGCCTTTACGGAAGACGAGACACTTAGTCAGCAGTGCCATCTTGAAAAGTCAGTACGGCATTTAACGCTAGGGGATGTCAATTTAACAGTCAAACGACCTCCACCTTACCAATGGGACTCTCCTGCAGCAGAACAACTCTGGATACCTCAAGAGCAAAATTTGTTGCCTGGACCTCCAGGACCACCTCATAAGCCACCACCATTTATACTTGGCCAAACACAGCACTTAGATATGACCCGGCTACCTTTTGTCCTTTCAACAAAGCCTCCCCCTAGTTCCAGTTCTATGACCCTCCCTTCAGCTTATCAGTTATCCCTTTCACCTTTCCCACCAGTGGTAAGTCATGGTGGACCTCAACTACAGCCTTTGCAGAGTTCTGCACAACCATGTGGCCCCAATGACATTGTAACATCTAGCCATTTTAGCCAACCAGACCCAACGTTAGTCCTACCCCCAGGTTATCCTGCTAATTTGACCAATCTAGGTTGTTGCACTCTGCCACCTATGTACCCAGGGACAAGCTCCTGTAACAACCTTCAGCTGCATCCAATGAGCTTGCATCCTTGGAGCACATATAGCACTTGCCCTCCCATGCCAGACCATTCTGCCACACTGCCTAGTAAGACCCATCAGGCCCTAGAGAAGCCGGTTCTCTCTCCGCCTCCCCCACCTCCCCCTCCCCCACCAcctcctcctccacctcctcTCCCTCCCCCTCCACCACCTGTTGAACACCTGAATCATCAGAGCACCTCTGAGGTGGTCGCAGAATCTGGGGATAGCTTTCAGGATCAGTCCTCTCTCAATGAGAGTCCACAAGGAGCAGAGAGGTTCAGCAAAAAGGGGCGTAAGAGGCTTGACAGTAGGGCAGAAGAGGCCAACATGTCTGGAGTCGCTGAAGGGAAATCTAAAAAAGAAAGTCGCACACTCTCTGACTTCAATTCCCTGATCTCCAGCCCGAGACTTGGCAGCAGGGAAAAGAAGAAGCCTAAAGGACAGAAAGAGCCATTGAACAAGGCCAAGAAACTGAGTAGGACCTCCAATGAGTTCCAGGACAGCTCAGAGAGTGAGCCTGAGCTCTTTATTAGTGGTGATGAGTTGATGAACCAAAGCCAGAGCAGCAAGAAAGGATGGAAGAGCAAACGCAATCTGCGTACGGCAAACGAACTTGAGGAAATCAAGTGCCGCAAAGCTAATGAGAGAGAGGATCGTAGTCTTGGCAGCCAAGGCTTTGTTTATGTCATGGCCAACAAGCAGCCACTGTGGAACGAAGCCACCCAGGTTTACCAGCTTGACTTTGGAGGACGGGTGACACAAGAGTCAGCCAAAAACTTTCAGATTGAGCTTGATGGACGCCAG GTAATGCAGTTTGGCAGAATCGATGGCAATGCATACATCCTGGATTTTCAGTATCCATTCTCTGCGGTACAGGCATTTGCTGTGGCCTTGGCCAATGTCACTCAGAGACTTAAATAG